A single genomic interval of Aureliella helgolandensis harbors:
- a CDS encoding DEAD/DEAH box helicase: MSKKTESDLDAEILAKLKAEIAQEAAQKIKLAKAAKRQTLTDSLTGSSLLPAGAPPAQENAAAAQTHTAQPEITPVPTPAAPVVQAAVAATVEVAAKAATAAVEAVAAPTAAMPSAVADQAVVSTPESSAPDTSEAEATVIEVHATEVPVAETPVVEAPVVEAPVVEAPVVEATVVEVAASSSVSEEAVEAAPISAATAPAEEPGSASQEMVSEPVTIAVEAAVSLAEPPRAAPALASAPSVIEQTIAAAALPTAAPSDAVDTPELTPQQIAKKLRKKAKKAAKAAEAAAAAMAAANSAGTASDKVESDKATTETVVPKPATAEDAPAAEDVGVVFRDLALSEEVQLAVQMSGYITPTAVQAEIIPYMLDGRDVLAQSQTGTGKTAAFALPILSRINLDETKPQILVLAPTRELATQVAKSFETYAKCMPKLKVAAIYGGADYDSQLRLLRRGVQVVVGTPGRVIDHIRRGTFHLDNIQCVVLDEADEMLNMGFFEDVEFVLAQTPQDKQVALFSATMPPQIRRIADEYLKDPATITIRRNTITADSIEQMCVFVEEYNKPELLARMLEMEDTDGVIVFTKTKESTVQVAERLSKIGISAAALNGDLPQARRQRAVDQLKAGQLDVLVATDVAARGLDVQRISHVFNYDLPHDSESYIHRIGRTGRAGRSGVAVIFLTHRQSGKLRLIERATKRTIDIINMPTAEVINKKRIERFKHQITHQLQGGDLGPYHKLVGEYLAETGEAPERVAAALAAISQGKSPMFVKDLPTAPERRSNSREDRGGRFGDRDSRSSGGDRDDRPRRRSGPPNRGMRRFRIEVGSQDGVRPGNIVGAIANEAGLSGRDIGPIDIRSQFSIVDLPEHVEGELMNQLQRTWVAGKQLQISPFNERSFSDSESGGRRGPPAARQGSGERREFSKTYKGKPAAGKFEKTFSKKRKKR, from the coding sequence TTGTCGAAAAAAACTGAATCCGATCTCGATGCTGAAATCCTCGCTAAACTCAAAGCGGAAATCGCCCAGGAAGCAGCACAAAAAATCAAGCTGGCCAAAGCCGCTAAGCGTCAAACGCTGACAGATAGCCTGACCGGGTCGAGCCTTCTGCCCGCCGGGGCTCCGCCAGCTCAAGAAAATGCAGCTGCCGCGCAAACCCATACGGCACAGCCTGAAATCACTCCCGTTCCAACACCTGCAGCACCCGTCGTACAGGCTGCAGTTGCAGCCACCGTAGAAGTGGCAGCCAAGGCTGCTACGGCAGCGGTCGAAGCCGTGGCAGCCCCCACTGCGGCAATGCCAAGTGCCGTAGCTGACCAAGCCGTAGTCAGCACACCGGAAAGCAGTGCTCCCGATACCAGCGAAGCTGAAGCGACCGTCATCGAAGTGCATGCAACCGAAGTCCCAGTGGCGGAAACTCCAGTGGTAGAAGCTCCAGTGGTAGAAGCTCCAGTGGTAGAAGCTCCTGTCGTAGAAGCTACAGTGGTTGAAGTTGCTGCGAGCTCGAGTGTATCTGAGGAAGCGGTTGAAGCAGCTCCCATTTCCGCTGCTACGGCCCCGGCCGAAGAGCCAGGCTCCGCAAGCCAGGAAATGGTTTCCGAACCAGTCACCATCGCGGTCGAAGCCGCGGTTAGCCTTGCCGAACCACCTCGCGCGGCCCCCGCACTCGCTTCCGCACCTTCCGTCATTGAGCAAACGATTGCGGCTGCGGCGCTGCCGACTGCGGCACCAAGTGATGCAGTGGACACTCCAGAACTCACACCTCAGCAGATCGCAAAGAAATTGCGGAAGAAGGCCAAGAAAGCTGCTAAGGCCGCGGAAGCAGCTGCCGCTGCGATGGCCGCCGCCAATTCAGCAGGCACCGCCTCGGACAAGGTTGAGTCTGACAAGGCGACGACCGAGACGGTAGTGCCAAAGCCAGCGACCGCCGAAGATGCGCCCGCTGCCGAAGATGTTGGTGTCGTGTTTCGCGACCTAGCGCTCAGCGAAGAAGTGCAGCTCGCGGTTCAGATGTCTGGCTATATCACCCCCACGGCCGTACAAGCCGAAATCATTCCCTACATGCTCGATGGTCGGGATGTGTTGGCCCAATCGCAAACGGGAACTGGAAAAACAGCAGCCTTTGCGCTGCCGATCCTATCCCGCATCAACTTGGACGAAACCAAACCACAAATTTTGGTACTCGCTCCCACTCGAGAGTTGGCCACACAGGTTGCCAAGTCGTTTGAGACCTACGCCAAATGCATGCCGAAGTTGAAAGTGGCTGCCATTTATGGTGGTGCGGATTACGATTCGCAACTACGTCTCTTGCGTCGTGGTGTGCAAGTCGTCGTAGGCACGCCTGGCCGAGTCATCGACCACATTCGTCGCGGCACGTTTCACTTGGATAACATCCAATGCGTCGTCTTGGATGAAGCGGATGAGATGCTCAACATGGGCTTCTTCGAAGACGTTGAGTTCGTATTGGCTCAAACTCCGCAGGATAAGCAGGTCGCATTATTCTCCGCAACGATGCCACCGCAGATTCGTCGCATCGCCGATGAATACTTGAAAGATCCCGCCACCATCACGATCCGCCGCAATACCATTACGGCCGATTCGATTGAGCAAATGTGTGTGTTCGTCGAAGAATACAACAAGCCTGAGTTGCTGGCACGCATGTTGGAAATGGAAGATACCGACGGCGTAATTGTCTTCACCAAGACCAAGGAGTCGACCGTCCAAGTGGCGGAACGCCTCAGCAAAATTGGAATCTCCGCGGCAGCCCTGAACGGCGATCTTCCGCAAGCCCGTCGCCAAAGAGCCGTGGATCAGTTAAAGGCGGGGCAATTGGACGTCTTGGTCGCAACCGATGTGGCCGCCCGAGGATTGGACGTGCAACGCATCAGCCACGTTTTCAATTACGACTTACCTCACGACAGCGAATCGTACATTCACCGCATCGGGCGAACCGGACGCGCTGGGCGTAGTGGTGTAGCGGTCATCTTCCTGACCCATCGTCAGAGTGGCAAGCTGCGATTGATCGAAAGGGCGACCAAGCGGACGATTGATATTATCAATATGCCCACGGCCGAAGTCATCAATAAGAAACGCATCGAACGCTTCAAGCATCAGATCACCCATCAGTTGCAAGGTGGCGATCTGGGGCCATACCATAAGCTCGTTGGAGAATACCTTGCGGAGACCGGCGAAGCTCCAGAACGCGTTGCCGCCGCGTTGGCTGCTATCAGCCAGGGCAAGAGTCCCATGTTTGTTAAAGACTTGCCGACCGCACCCGAGCGCCGTAGCAATAGTCGCGAAGATCGTGGTGGCCGTTTCGGAGACCGCGATAGTCGCTCCAGTGGTGGAGATCGCGACGACCGACCACGCCGCCGTTCGGGGCCACCCAACCGTGGCATGCGTCGCTTTCGGATTGAAGTCGGCAGCCAAGACGGAGTCCGTCCCGGAAACATCGTCGGCGCCATCGCCAACGAAGCGGGACTTTCCGGACGCGATATTGGACCGATCGATATCCGCAGCCAGTTTAGTATTGTCGACCTGCCCGAGCATGTTGAAGGTGAGCTGATGAATCAGCTACAACGCACTTGGGTAGCGGGCAAGCAATTGCAAATCAGTCCGTTTAACGAGCGGTCCTTCAGCGACAGCGAGAGTGGCGGGCGTCGCGGTCCGCCGGCCGCCAGGCAGGGCAGTGGCGAACGACGCGAGTTCTCCAAGACCTATAAGGGAAAGCCGGCTGCCGGAAAATTTGAGAAAACCTTCTCGAAGAAACGCAAGAAGCGCTAG
- a CDS encoding sigma-70 family RNA polymerase sigma factor — translation MPPPALLSQLQRLQNSAELERLQPDAELLDLYIESGSREAIERLIERYAPMVASVCRLTVSDPTSAEDAFQATFLILLKSAKKIRRHASVGAWLHGVAYRTACRLRKPAREPASNPSDTDVSDYCDSTAEPMTQLARRMELEALDRELESLPDKLREPLVEHYLLGFTAPQIAERMELSTSAVEGRLKRGRRVLRRQLARRGISLSVLFAGSTLFQQQLKAAEATQWTANFVEQYLPSEGEGWEHATHDPTPPSHLSSLVRGELQMFSSSTLKIGLCTGLMLAAGTLAVVAADRPFVWNSDSEGSASSGDATGPLTLPALSPEAAVVAQFGPAVQQTTSTEQQATPAATVSTVASNASAAIAPATNTPTAVTWERADGSTAAPSWLAGGTASTQAIEQNRLKMAEMADCNFRETPLTTVLDQLSDQLRIPIDINQTELAAVGIDPDFPITLEATCSLREALRRISTLIDPQELAYRITESNIEVTSQDKAAMSTNMRFYDLAYVLPNSANAMSVVNAIERSIAKDSWEPQGGMSTIAVVGSMMIVNAPDQTHQAIEILLVNLAKMNPANASKEIPFTNPIYGGVGGAGMGGMGGGMGGMGGGMGGMGGGMF, via the coding sequence ATGCCCCCACCTGCCTTGCTCTCCCAACTCCAGCGGTTACAGAACTCCGCTGAGTTGGAGCGATTGCAACCAGATGCCGAGCTCTTGGACCTTTACATCGAGAGTGGGAGTCGCGAGGCGATCGAGAGATTAATCGAGCGCTATGCACCGATGGTGGCCAGCGTATGCCGGCTGACCGTCTCCGATCCAACGAGTGCCGAAGATGCCTTTCAGGCAACCTTCCTGATCTTGTTGAAATCGGCCAAAAAGATCCGACGCCATGCGTCGGTTGGAGCATGGTTGCACGGTGTGGCCTACCGCACCGCCTGCCGCCTCCGAAAACCAGCTCGGGAGCCTGCCTCTAATCCAAGCGATACTGACGTGAGTGACTATTGTGATTCAACAGCCGAACCAATGACTCAGTTAGCTCGACGCATGGAGCTGGAAGCCCTCGACCGAGAGCTGGAGAGTTTGCCCGACAAGTTGCGTGAGCCGCTCGTTGAGCACTATTTGCTGGGCTTCACTGCCCCTCAAATTGCAGAGCGAATGGAGTTGAGCACCTCGGCGGTGGAGGGGCGACTCAAACGTGGCCGCCGGGTTCTCCGGCGACAACTTGCACGGCGGGGAATTAGCCTTTCCGTGCTGTTTGCGGGAAGCACACTTTTCCAACAGCAACTAAAAGCAGCCGAGGCCACACAGTGGACCGCCAACTTTGTCGAACAGTATCTTCCATCTGAAGGGGAAGGGTGGGAGCATGCCACGCATGATCCTACGCCCCCCTCGCACCTCTCTTCCCTAGTACGTGGAGAATTACAAATGTTTAGTAGCAGTACTCTTAAGATCGGCCTGTGCACTGGCCTCATGTTGGCCGCCGGTACTCTGGCCGTAGTGGCCGCAGATCGCCCCTTTGTCTGGAACTCCGATTCCGAGGGAAGTGCGAGCAGTGGCGACGCCACCGGTCCGCTAACGTTACCGGCCTTATCACCCGAGGCGGCGGTCGTGGCTCAATTCGGCCCGGCAGTCCAGCAAACGACTTCGACAGAGCAGCAAGCGACTCCAGCAGCTACTGTTAGCACGGTGGCTTCCAACGCGAGTGCCGCCATTGCACCGGCAACCAACACACCCACTGCCGTGACCTGGGAGCGGGCCGACGGGAGTACTGCTGCTCCCAGTTGGCTGGCGGGAGGAACGGCCAGTACCCAAGCGATCGAACAGAATCGCCTCAAAATGGCGGAAATGGCTGATTGTAACTTCCGCGAGACGCCGCTTACTACTGTGTTGGATCAGCTCAGTGACCAATTGCGGATCCCTATCGATATTAACCAAACCGAACTCGCAGCGGTGGGTATCGACCCTGATTTTCCAATAACCCTTGAAGCCACCTGCTCCTTGCGGGAGGCATTGCGCCGCATTTCCACCCTCATCGACCCTCAGGAGTTGGCCTACCGAATCACCGAAAGCAATATTGAGGTGACGTCCCAAGATAAAGCAGCCATGAGCACCAACATGCGATTCTACGACTTGGCCTATGTCCTGCCTAATTCGGCCAATGCCATGTCGGTAGTCAACGCCATCGAAAGGTCAATTGCCAAAGATTCCTGGGAGCCGCAAGGCGGGATGAGCACCATTGCGGTGGTCGGTTCGATGATGATCGTCAATGCTCCCGATCAGACTCACCAGGCAATTGAAATCCTGCTCGTCAACTTGGCCAAAATGAATCCCGCCAACGCTTCTAAAGAAATTCCCTTTACCAATCCAATCTACGGTGGTGTGGGGGGCGCTGGTATGGGAGGCATGGGCGGCGGCATGGGCGGCATGGGTGGCGGGATGGGCGGCATGGGTGGCGGGATGTTCTAA
- a CDS encoding DUF1559 domain-containing protein, with product MQRSTLSQRSAFTLVELLVVIAIIGILVGLLLPAVQAAREAARRMQCSNNVKQLGLAFHNYHDTFKIFPINGAYRSIPGGGGGGPAIANTGKSWLQMILPQIEQAPLFNQIDFRVGLQGTTPNILQNQIVANTVISGFLCPSDGESENGRLGNRSDVNVDPPGTWAVTNYKACAGSNWAWGVYSPVSSPGGRHGGSTDGLNSGNGILCSNQNQTNPVTRMRDLTDGTSNTYAIGEAQPGWSQWNWWYNPNAVTATCAIPLNAVLKRPKNIGDWPNNYSFASKHVGGGQFGLGDGSVRFVSESIDIGVYRAYATISGGEVVSSSD from the coding sequence ATGCAGCGCAGTACTCTATCGCAGCGATCCGCTTTTACGCTCGTCGAACTTCTAGTGGTTATTGCAATCATTGGTATCCTCGTTGGCTTGCTTCTCCCAGCGGTTCAAGCGGCACGCGAAGCCGCTCGTCGAATGCAATGTTCGAACAATGTGAAGCAGCTGGGATTGGCGTTTCACAACTATCATGACACCTTCAAAATCTTTCCAATCAACGGTGCCTATCGAAGCATCCCTGGCGGTGGTGGTGGTGGTCCCGCGATCGCCAATACCGGCAAGAGTTGGTTGCAGATGATCCTCCCGCAAATTGAGCAAGCGCCGTTATTCAATCAAATTGATTTTCGCGTTGGACTTCAGGGGACTACGCCAAATATTCTGCAGAACCAAATAGTTGCCAATACCGTTATTTCAGGATTCCTATGCCCGTCCGATGGTGAGAGCGAAAACGGTCGTCTGGGCAATCGCTCTGACGTCAATGTGGATCCTCCCGGGACGTGGGCCGTTACCAACTACAAAGCCTGCGCTGGCAGCAATTGGGCGTGGGGAGTTTACTCGCCGGTATCGTCGCCTGGTGGAAGACACGGTGGAAGCACCGATGGATTGAATTCTGGAAATGGTATCCTGTGCTCGAATCAGAACCAAACCAATCCCGTTACGCGAATGCGCGATTTGACGGACGGTACATCAAACACTTACGCGATTGGTGAGGCGCAGCCAGGTTGGAGCCAGTGGAATTGGTGGTACAACCCCAATGCAGTCACCGCGACCTGTGCGATACCACTCAACGCCGTTTTGAAGCGACCGAAGAACATCGGCGACTGGCCGAATAATTATTCCTTTGCCAGCAAGCATGTAGGCGGCGGTCAATTCGGCTTGGGCGACGGAAGCGTTCGATTCGTAAGCGAGAGTATCGACATCGGAGTTTATCGTGCTTACGCCACCATCAGTGGCGGTGAAGTCGTGAGCAGCAGCGATTGA
- a CDS encoding SDR family NAD(P)-dependent oxidoreductase yields the protein MAKRSFAGKRVILTGASSGIGWYLASDLVRAGAYVVIAGRRSERLQQLRLSFGNPQKRLIAVTGDITDAEHRQTLVTTAVEQLGGIDLVINNAGMGAIGNFADASAERLRRIMEVDFFGATELTRLALPHLKRGNQPAIGIVSSVLAHRAVPGKSEYCAAKFALRGWAESLRVELKPAGIDVCNVAPSTTRSEFFDSLLETARGTQSRSAGSQSPEYVARNILKALRQRKRDLILSPGGKSLVWLGKFAPRFTDQLLLKYA from the coding sequence ATGGCAAAGCGCAGCTTTGCGGGAAAACGGGTCATTCTGACCGGTGCCAGCAGCGGAATTGGTTGGTACCTCGCCTCGGATTTGGTGCGAGCGGGCGCGTACGTAGTTATCGCAGGGCGGCGTTCGGAACGTCTGCAGCAACTCCGACTGTCGTTCGGCAACCCACAGAAACGCTTGATAGCCGTGACAGGTGATATTACCGACGCCGAACATCGCCAGACCCTTGTGACGACCGCTGTGGAGCAATTAGGAGGCATTGACCTAGTGATTAACAATGCCGGCATGGGCGCTATCGGCAATTTTGCCGATGCATCTGCGGAACGCTTGCGGCGGATCATGGAGGTTGACTTTTTTGGTGCAACCGAGCTTACGCGATTGGCGTTGCCTCATTTGAAACGCGGCAACCAACCGGCGATCGGCATTGTCAGCTCGGTGCTAGCCCACCGGGCTGTACCGGGGAAAAGCGAATACTGCGCTGCCAAATTCGCTTTACGGGGTTGGGCAGAGTCCTTGAGAGTTGAATTGAAACCGGCGGGGATAGACGTTTGCAACGTTGCTCCGAGCACGACGCGGAGCGAATTTTTCGACTCCTTGTTGGAAACGGCCCGGGGAACCCAAAGTCGCTCTGCCGGATCGCAGTCTCCAGAGTATGTGGCTAGAAACATCCTCAAGGCGCTGCGGCAGCGCAAACGCGACCTCATCCTTTCCCCAGGCGGCAAATCGCTCGTTTGGCTTGGAAAATTCGCGCCGCGCTTTACCGACCAATTGCTGCTGAAGTACGCCTGA
- a CDS encoding DUF1553 domain-containing protein, with translation MLQQYLLMSGIQRPLRIVCGVAVFVLAMPTLGLTDEEGMSSDSLSFDRDIRPILANNCFQCHGPDAENRQADARLDIPAAMDLEEVVARITAMDADLKMPPVESNKELTELEVEKIKRWIASGAEYQEHWAFVAPQRSELPAPQPNDWSQQPIDRFVLARLQRAGLGPSPAADRRTLLRRLSLDLTGLPPTLDEIQEFVNDSSPDAIEQLVDRLLESPHFGEHMARYWLDLVRFADTNGLHHDHYREMTPYRDWVIRAFNENMPFDNFIVDQMAGDLFEQPTVDQLIASGFHRLHLIIDRGTALPEESFMRNVVDRVSSVGTAFLGLTLECAVCHDHKYDPITQRDFYQFYAFFNNLDADPETGGRRGLDFQRGLQPPYLELPTSEQTVELTRLDKELSRIRAALEQLETGSSKEARDSNVAASPTPAATEQLETLKRELVQQEERRSELIGRIPATLIMKERSEVRPTYIHVRGNYDQLGEQVERNAPSFLPPIQSESQVKTRMDLARWMVASDNPLTARVAVNRFWQQLFGIGLVKTSEDFGAQGETPSHPELLDYVTLQFIESGWDVKRLLRMIVLSKTYQQTSQAPPDRFRVDPNNRLLSRGSRYRLDAEVIRDQILAVCGLLNPTLYGKSVKPPQPAGLWEVVAMPNSYPRVYEADSGEKIYRRSIYSFWKRALPPPQMTIFDAPSRESCIARRERTNTPLQALVLMNEEQYFAAAVNYAGALLHDTSLTDRQRVQIAHESITSHLPSQASLESLVEALAQFQEIYEQDVDAAQQIAALQLRQPEMAKVEEPATRVAALAMVVHSLLNLDATRSQE, from the coding sequence ATGTTGCAGCAATATCTACTGATGTCGGGCATTCAGCGGCCGCTGAGAATCGTCTGTGGAGTGGCCGTATTTGTTCTGGCCATGCCAACCCTGGGCCTGACCGATGAGGAGGGCATGTCGTCCGATTCGTTGAGCTTTGACCGTGATATTCGTCCGATACTCGCCAATAACTGCTTCCAGTGCCATGGTCCCGACGCTGAAAATCGGCAAGCAGATGCGAGACTGGATATCCCTGCAGCAATGGACTTGGAGGAGGTTGTCGCGCGGATCACGGCCATGGATGCGGATCTGAAGATGCCGCCGGTCGAGTCCAACAAGGAGTTGACCGAACTGGAGGTCGAGAAGATCAAACGCTGGATTGCCTCTGGTGCGGAGTACCAGGAGCACTGGGCATTTGTGGCCCCGCAACGCAGTGAACTTCCCGCTCCCCAGCCGAATGACTGGAGCCAGCAACCCATCGATCGATTTGTGCTAGCCCGCTTGCAACGAGCTGGCCTTGGTCCGAGTCCTGCTGCTGATCGGCGGACATTGCTGAGACGCTTATCCCTTGACTTAACGGGCTTGCCTCCCACGCTCGATGAAATCCAAGAATTCGTCAACGACTCATCCCCTGACGCTATTGAGCAGCTCGTGGATCGCCTCTTGGAGAGTCCGCATTTTGGCGAGCACATGGCACGCTATTGGCTCGACCTAGTGCGTTTCGCAGATACCAATGGGCTGCACCACGATCACTATCGCGAGATGACGCCGTATCGGGATTGGGTGATTCGTGCGTTCAACGAAAATATGCCTTTCGACAATTTCATCGTAGATCAAATGGCCGGTGACCTGTTTGAGCAACCCACGGTTGACCAGCTGATCGCATCGGGGTTTCACCGACTGCACTTGATCATTGATCGTGGTACGGCCTTGCCGGAGGAGAGCTTCATGCGAAATGTCGTAGACCGGGTTTCTTCGGTCGGGACCGCATTCCTCGGTTTGACGCTTGAATGCGCCGTGTGTCATGACCATAAATACGATCCGATCACGCAACGCGATTTCTACCAATTCTATGCCTTCTTCAATAACTTGGATGCAGATCCGGAAACGGGCGGACGCCGCGGACTAGATTTTCAGCGAGGACTTCAGCCACCCTATCTGGAGCTGCCGACTTCGGAACAAACGGTAGAGCTAACGCGACTCGACAAGGAACTCTCGCGCATTCGCGCAGCGCTGGAGCAGCTCGAGACTGGCAGCTCTAAGGAAGCTCGGGATTCGAACGTTGCTGCGTCGCCAACACCTGCAGCCACCGAACAACTGGAGACGTTGAAACGAGAGCTAGTGCAACAAGAAGAACGAAGAAGCGAGCTGATCGGAAGAATTCCGGCCACCTTGATCATGAAGGAACGCAGCGAGGTGCGCCCCACTTATATTCATGTACGTGGCAACTACGACCAGCTCGGTGAGCAGGTGGAGCGGAATGCACCCAGCTTTTTGCCACCCATCCAAAGTGAGTCGCAAGTCAAAACACGCATGGATTTGGCGCGATGGATGGTCGCTTCCGACAATCCACTTACCGCCCGTGTCGCCGTGAATCGGTTCTGGCAACAGCTCTTCGGCATCGGACTTGTCAAAACGTCTGAAGACTTTGGTGCTCAGGGGGAAACGCCCAGTCACCCAGAGTTGCTCGATTACGTAACACTCCAATTCATCGAATCTGGGTGGGACGTTAAGCGGTTGCTTCGAATGATTGTACTTTCGAAGACGTACCAACAAACCTCTCAGGCACCGCCGGATCGATTTCGCGTCGATCCGAATAATCGCTTGCTGAGTCGCGGTTCTCGCTATCGATTGGATGCGGAAGTCATTCGCGACCAAATTCTTGCGGTCTGCGGTCTGCTCAACCCCACGCTCTACGGCAAGAGTGTCAAGCCACCGCAGCCAGCCGGTTTGTGGGAGGTGGTCGCCATGCCGAATTCGTACCCACGGGTCTATGAGGCCGATTCGGGAGAAAAAATCTATCGTCGCAGTATTTATTCGTTTTGGAAACGCGCCCTACCGCCGCCCCAAATGACCATTTTCGACGCGCCCTCCCGGGAGAGTTGCATCGCCCGCCGTGAACGCACCAACACGCCGCTGCAGGCACTGGTGTTAATGAACGAAGAGCAATATTTTGCGGCTGCCGTCAATTACGCAGGCGCTCTGCTCCACGACACTTCTTTGACGGATCGTCAGCGTGTCCAAATCGCGCATGAAAGCATCACCTCCCACCTTCCCAGCCAAGCGAGTCTAGAGAGTCTGGTTGAGGCGCTGGCTCAATTCCAAGAGATCTACGAACAGGATGTCGACGCGGCTCAGCAGATTGCAGCTCTCCAGCTCCGCCAGCCTGAGATGGCTAAGGTCGAGGAACCGGCGACCAGAGTTGCGGCGCTAGCGATGGTCGTTCACTCCCTTCTCAATTTAGACGCGACCAGGAGTCAAGAATGA
- a CDS encoding transthyretin-like family protein: protein MNCLSVLLLASCFLAGCGGSGDGPVPAKGVVTFNGSPIAKISVSFVPVGGSGQIAEGTTDEQGNFKLRTLEPGDGAWVGDYQVSLKYVPDVIADMPAFTGGQKSEPSPIPAKYGNPSKSGFTATVDADASKNVFTFDL from the coding sequence ATGAACTGTTTAAGTGTTCTGCTGTTGGCGTCTTGTTTTTTAGCGGGATGTGGAGGATCGGGTGATGGCCCCGTTCCGGCTAAAGGGGTGGTGACCTTCAATGGTTCCCCTATTGCGAAAATTTCGGTCTCATTCGTCCCTGTGGGCGGTAGCGGGCAGATCGCAGAAGGTACCACAGATGAGCAAGGGAATTTCAAGCTTCGGACGTTGGAGCCTGGGGACGGTGCCTGGGTTGGCGATTATCAAGTATCGTTAAAATATGTCCCTGATGTGATCGCCGACATGCCAGCCTTCACCGGGGGGCAAAAATCGGAACCCTCTCCCATTCCTGCGAAGTATGGCAATCCCAGCAAGTCTGGTTTCACGGCCACTGTCGATGCGGATGCCTCCAAGAATGTATTTACTTTCGATCTGTAA
- a CDS encoding DUF1501 domain-containing protein, whose protein sequence is MNHSDLPSHFDLENRRLFLKRSGMGLGATALATVCSAHNAGATNALHFPAKAKRVIFLFMAGAPSQIDLFDDKPALVDQFNQPLPPSVSQGQRVTAMTKGKEQIVAPSMFKFSPQGQSGIAMSELLPHLGTVADELCIIKSLHTDAINHDPAKTLICTGSQIPGKASMGSWLSYGLGRMNENLPDFVVMSSAFWTGGTGNVQALYSRLWGSGFLPSKHQGVSFQPSGDPVLFLSNPEGVTASSRRRMLDLVAKLNQEHLQEIGDPEIQATISQQEMAFRMQSSVPELTDLTNEPKHVVDSYGPEVHKSGSFARNCLLARRMIERDIRFVQLFHRGWDHHVGLPKKLRGQAYDVDQPSAALLLDLKNRGLLEDTLVVFAGEFGRTTYCQGKLTRTDYGRDHHPRCFSVWMAGGGIKGGITYGQTDDFSYNIVEDPVHVRDLNATILHQLGIDHSRLTFPFKGLDQRLTGVEEARVVQGILA, encoded by the coding sequence ATGAACCACAGCGATTTGCCAAGCCACTTCGATCTGGAAAATCGACGCCTCTTCCTCAAACGCTCCGGCATGGGATTGGGGGCGACCGCGCTGGCCACCGTCTGCTCGGCGCACAACGCAGGGGCAACCAATGCCCTACATTTTCCTGCGAAAGCCAAGCGAGTCATCTTTCTTTTTATGGCAGGCGCACCAAGCCAAATTGATCTGTTTGACGATAAGCCGGCGCTCGTCGACCAATTCAATCAACCGCTACCACCGAGTGTCAGTCAGGGGCAACGCGTGACGGCCATGACGAAAGGAAAGGAACAGATCGTCGCGCCTTCAATGTTCAAGTTCTCTCCCCAAGGACAAAGCGGCATTGCGATGAGTGAACTGTTGCCGCACCTGGGGACTGTCGCTGACGAATTGTGCATCATTAAGTCCTTGCATACCGACGCGATCAATCACGATCCGGCAAAAACGCTCATTTGCACTGGTTCACAAATCCCTGGAAAAGCCAGCATGGGATCGTGGCTGAGTTATGGGTTGGGCCGCATGAATGAGAATCTGCCAGATTTTGTGGTCATGAGTTCTGCGTTTTGGACTGGGGGGACCGGCAATGTGCAGGCGCTCTACAGCCGTCTTTGGGGCTCCGGTTTCCTGCCTTCCAAGCACCAGGGGGTGTCGTTTCAGCCCTCCGGGGATCCTGTGCTCTTTCTTTCCAATCCAGAGGGCGTTACGGCATCGAGCCGTCGTCGAATGCTCGACCTCGTTGCCAAACTGAATCAGGAACACCTTCAGGAAATCGGAGATCCTGAAATTCAAGCGACGATCTCGCAACAGGAAATGGCCTTTCGAATGCAGTCCTCGGTGCCGGAATTGACTGACTTGACGAACGAACCCAAGCATGTTGTCGATTCATACGGCCCCGAAGTGCACAAGAGCGGCTCGTTCGCTCGCAATTGTTTGCTAGCACGCCGCATGATTGAGCGGGACATCCGCTTTGTGCAGCTCTTCCATCGTGGCTGGGATCACCACGTGGGACTGCCTAAAAAGCTGCGAGGGCAGGCCTATGATGTTGACCAGCCGTCAGCCGCGTTGCTGTTGGATTTGAAAAATAGAGGACTCTTAGAAGACACTCTCGTCGTCTTCGCAGGAGAATTTGGGCGGACGACCTATTGCCAAGGCAAGTTGACACGCACTGATTATGGACGTGATCATCACCCCAGATGCTTCAGCGTTTGGATGGCTGGTGGAGGCATCAAAGGTGGCATCACCTACGGGCAAACCGATGATTTTAGCTACAACATTGTTGAAGATCCGGTGCATGTCCGCGATTTAAATGCAACCATTCTTCATCAGCTCGGAATCGATCACTCGCGTCTTACCTTCCCATTCAAAGGGCTCGACCAACGCCTGACGGGGGTGGAAGAGGCTCGAGTGGTGCAAGGTATCTTAGCGTAG